One genomic window of Choloepus didactylus isolate mChoDid1 chromosome 27, mChoDid1.pri, whole genome shotgun sequence includes the following:
- the SERTAD1 gene encoding SERTA domain-containing protein 1 yields the protein MLSKGLKRKREEVEKEALVVDAWWPDPSHAAVAQAPPAVASSSLFDLSVLKLHHSLRQSEPDLRHLVLVVNTLRRIQASMAPAAALPPVPSPSAAAGVADSLLASSDAALSASVSSLLEDLSHIEGLSQAPQPLVDEGPPGRPAGGALPGLGALDLLGPATGCLLDDGLEGLFEDIDTSMYDSELWAPASEGLKPSPEDEPGKEEAPELDEAELDYLMDVLVGTQALERPPGPGR from the coding sequence ATGCTGAGCAAGGGCCTGAAGCGCAAGCGGGAGGAGGTGGAGAAGGAAGCCTTGGTGGTTGACGCCTGGTGGCCAGATCCCAGCCACGCAGCAGTGGCACAGGCACCCCCAGCTGTAGCCTCCAGCTCTCTCTTCGATCTCTCGGTGCTCAAACTCCACCACAGCCTGCGGCAGAGTGAACCAGACCTTCGGCACTTGGTGCTGGTGGTGAACACACTGAGGCGCATCCAGGCGTCCATGGCACCCGCCGCCGCCCTGCCCCCTGTACCCAGCCCATCCGCAGCTGCTGGCGTGGCCGACAGCCTGCTGGCCAGCTCAGACGCTGCCCTCTCGGCCTCTGTGTCCAGCCTCTTGGAAGACCTCAGCCACATTGAGGGCCTGAGCCaggccccccagcccctggtggaTGAGGGGCCACCAGGCCGGCCTGCTGGGGGAGCCCTACCTGGCCTGGGTGCCTTGGACCTGCTAGGCCCCGCCACTGGCTGTCTGCTGGACGATGGGCTCGAGGGCCTCTTTGAGGACATCGACACCTCCATGTACGACAGTGAACTTTGGGCCCCAGCCTCCGAGGGCCTCAAACCTAGCCCTGAGGATGAGCCGGGCAAGGAGGAGGCTCCAGAGTTGGATGAGGCCGAGCTGGACTACCTCATGGACGTGCTGGTGGGCACCCAGGCTCTGGAGCGGCCTCCGGGGCCAGGGCGCTGA
- the PRX gene encoding periaxin isoform X1: MWGYLCSLCRPLGSEPRTQEARGAGGDPEAARPKRKGASPADSCAASQAELLRGGGACAQAAEQRQLLHAELKLVLQQKGERKQEPGVRVTPSHAMEARSRSAEELRQAELVEIIVETEAQTGVSGINVAGGGKEGIFVRELRKDSPAARSLSLQEGDQLLSARVFFENFKYEDALRLLQCAEPYKVSFCLKRTVPTGDLALRPGTVAGYEIKGPRAKVAKLNIQSLSRVKKKKKVVPGALGTPADLAPVDVEFSFPKFSRLRRGLKAEAVKGPVPAAPTRRRLQLPRLRVREVAEEAQVARLAAAAPPSRKAKVEAEVPAGARFTAPQVELVGPRLPGAEVGVPQVPAPKRLGEVAPSVEAASGFTLHLPTFGLAAPATPPPEPTALGIQVPQVELPALPSLPALPTLPCLETREGAAAVTVPTLNVTVPAVGVDLALPGAEVEARGEAPEVALKMPRLSFPRFGARVKEVPEARAKGPRLRIPTFGLSLLEPRPAAPEVVVESKLKLPSIKMPSFGIGVPGPEVKVPKGPEVKLPKVPDVKLPKVPEAALPGVRLPEVELPKVPEIKVPEVKLPKVPEMAVPEVQLPEVQLPKVPEMKLPKMPEMAVPEVHLPDVQLPKVPEMKLPEMKLPKVPEMKLPKVPEMKLPKVPEMAVPEVQLPEVQLLKVPEMKLPKVTEMAVPDVQLPGVQLPKVPEMKLPEIELPKVPEMAVPCVHLPGVQLPKVPEMKLPEIELPKVPEMAVPDVHLPGVQLPKVSEMRLPEVQVPKVPDVCLPKAPELKLPKAPEVQLKAEQAEGLEFGFKMPKVPMPKLGRPGSPTRGRPGEAGAEVSGKLVTLPCLQPEVGGEARVGIPSLTLPSVELDLPGALRLEGQARAAALGKVERAEGPGAAAGLEEGGFRLPSVEIVTPQLPTVEVEEGRLEVVEMKVKPSSKFSLPKFGLSVPKGAKAEAEGAGRATKLKVSKFAISLPKAWAGAEVEAKGAGEAGLLPALDLSIPQLSLDAHLPTGKVEVAGADVKLKGSRFALPKFGVRGRDSEAGELMPGAAELEGKGWSWDGRVKMPKLKMPSFGLARGKEAEVQSGRVSPGEKPEPMAGQLKIPEVELVTLGAQEEGRAEGAVAVSRVRLSGLQSPTTKQAGTEGQEGVLRMSLPSISLPQVELTSFGAVGQGAGPGPQATSAAPSAEGTAGCRVQVPQVTLSLSGAQGAGRELLVGEGVFKMPSVTVPQVELDVGLSREAPVGEATTGEGGLRLKLPTLGSGAGAGGVGAEEQLSGAERAFRLSLPDVELSPPAVGSHAEYQVAEGEGDAGHRLKVRLPRFGLARAKEGVEEGEKAKSPKLRLPRVGFSPGQAVPGEGSPSPEEEEEEGGREGVSGRRGRVRVHLPRVGLAAPSKASRGQEGEAAPKSPGGEKSPKFRFPRVSLSPKARGRSGDREEGGFRVRLPSVGFSETGAPGPTRADGAQAAAV; the protein is encoded by the exons ATGTGGGGGTACTTGTGCTCCCTGTGCCGTCCCCTGGGGTCTG AGCCCCGGACACAGGAGGCCCGAGGAGCTGGAGGTGACCCTGAG GCAGCAAGACCCAAGAGGAAGGGCGCGAGCCCAGCAGACAGCTGTGCAGCATCCCAGGCTGAGCTCCTGCGAGGAGGGGGTGCCTGCGCCCAAGCAGCG GAACAGAGGCAGCTGCTCCATGCAGAACTGAAGCTGGTCCTGCagcagaagggagagaggaagcagGAGCCTGGGGTCCGGGTGACTCCCAGCCACGCCATGGAGGCCAGGAGCCGGAGTGCTGAG GAGCTGAGGCAGGCGGAGTTGGTGGAGATCATCGTGGAGACGGAGGCACAGACAGGGGTCAGCGGCATCAATGTGGCGGGCGGCGGCAAAGAGGGAATCTTCGTCCGCGAGCTGCGCAAGGACTCGCCCGCCGCCAGGAGCCTCAGCCTGCAGGAAG GGGACCAGCTGCTCAGCGCCCGCGTGTTCTTTGAGAACTTCAAGTACGAGGATGCCCTGCGCCTGCTGCAATGCGCCGAGCCCTACAAGGTCTCCTTCTGCCTGAAGCGCACTGTGCCCACCGGGGACCTGGCGCTGCGGCCCGGGACCGTGGCCGGCTACGAGATCAAGGGCCCGCGGGCCAAGGTGGCCAAGCTG aACATCCAGAGTCTGTCCCGtgtgaagaagaagaagaaggtggtGCCGGGGGCCCTGGGGACCCCTGCCGACCTCGCCCCAGTTGACGTCGAATTCTCCTTCCCCAAGTTCTCCCGGCTGCGGCGGGGCCTCAAAGCCGAGGCTGTCAAGGGTCCTGTCCCAGCCGCCCCCACCCGCCGGCGCCTCCAGCTGCCCCGGCTCCGGGTCCGAGAAGTGGCCGAGGAGGCCCAGGTAGCCCGGCTGGCTGCTGCCGCGCCTCCTTCCAGGAAGGCCAAGGTGGAGGCTGAGGTGCCAGCAGGAGCCCGCTTCACGGCCCCCCAGGTAGAGCTGGTTGGGCCCCGGCTGCCGGGTGCTGAGGTGGGTGTCCCCCAGGTCCCTGCCCCCAAGAGGCTGGGGGAGGTAGCCCCCTCAGTGGAGGCAGCCAGTGGCTTTACCCTCCACCTGCCAACCTTTGGCCTGGCAGCCCCAGCCACGCCCCCTCCGGAGCCCACAGCCCTGGGGATCCAGGTCCCCCAGGTGGAGCTGCCCGCCTTGCCGTCGCTCCCCGCTCTGCCCACGCTTCCCTGCCTAGAGACCCGGGAAGGTGCTGCAGCGGTGACggtgcccaccctgaatgtgacAGTGCCTGCTGTGGGGGTGGACCTCGCCTTGCCAGGTGCAGAGGTGGAGGCCCGGGGAGAGGCACCAGAGGTGGCCCTGAAGATGCCCCGCCTCAGTTTCCCCCGCTTTGGGGCTCGAGTGAAGGAAGTTCCCGAGGCCAGGGCGAAGGGACCCAGACTTCGAATACCCACCTTCGGGCTTTCTCTCTTGGAGCCCCGGCCTGCTGCCCCTGAAGTTGTTGTTGAGAGCAAGCTGAAGCTGCCTTCCATCAAGATGCCCTCCTTTGGCATTGGGGTACCAGGGCCTGAGGTCAAGGTACCCAAAGGGCCTGAGGTGAAGCTCCCCAAGGTCCCTGACGTCAAGCTCCCGAAAGTCCCCGAGGCAGCCCTTCCAGGTGTGAGGCTCCCAGAGGTGGAGCTCCCGAAAGTGCCCGAAATAAAAGTCCCAGAGGTGAAACTCCCAAAGGTGCCGGAGATGGCTGTGCCAGAGGTGCAGCTTCCAGAGGTGCAGCTGCCGAAAGTCCCCGAAATGAAGCTCCCGAAGATGCCCGAGATGGCCGTGCCCGAGGTGCACCTCCCAGACGTGCAGCTCCCAAAGGTGCCTGAGATGAAACTGCCGGAGATGAAACTCCCGAAGGTGCCGGAGATGAAACTCCCGAAGGTGCCGGAGATGAAACTCCCAAAGGTGCCGGAGATGGCTGTGCCAGAGGTGCAACTCCCAGAGGTGCAGTTGCTGAAAGTCCCAGAGATGAAACTGCCAAAGGTGACCGAGATGGCTGTCCCCGATGTGCAGCTCCCGGGGGTGCAGCTGCCCAAAGTCCCAGAGATGAAGCTCCCCGAGATAGAGCTCCCAAAGGTGCCGGAGATGGCCGTCCCCTGTGTGCACCTCCCGGGGGTGCAGCTGCCCAAAGTCCCGGAGATGAAGCTCCCCGAGATAGAGCTCCCAAAAGTGCCGGAGATGGCCGTCCCCGATGTGCACCTCCCAGGGGTGCAGCTGCCAAAGGTGTCAGAGATGCGGCTGCCGGAAGTGCAGGTGCCAAAGGTCCCAGATGTGTGCCTCCCGAAGGCCCCGGAGTTGAAGCTGCCCAAGGCTCCAGAGGTGCAGCTAAAAGCAGAGCAGGCTGAGGGGCTGGAATTTGGATTCAAGATGCCCAAGGTGCCCATGCCTAAGCTGGGGAGGCCAGGGTCCCCGACACGAGGCAGGCCAGGAGAGGCAGGTGCCGAGGTCTCGGGGAAGCTGGTGACACTTCCTTGCCTGCAGCCGGAAGTGGGCGGTGAGGCACGTGTGGGCATCCCTTCCCTCACGCTGCCCTCGGTGGAGCTAGACCTGCCAGGGGCCCTTAGGCTGGAGGGACAGGCGCGAGCAGCTGCACTGGGCAAGGTGGAGCGGGCAGAGGGCCCTGGGGCGGCGGCAGGGTTGGAGGAAGGAGGCTTCCGGCTGCCCTCTGTTGAGATTGTCACTCCACAGCTGCCCACCGTGGAGGTTGAGGAAGGGCGGCTAGAAGTGGTGGAGATGAAAGTCAAGCCCTCCTCCAAGTTCTCCCTGCCCAAGTTTGGACTCTCAGTGCCAAAGGGGGCCAAGGCAGAGGCCGAGGGTGCTGGGCGAGCCACCAAGCTAAAGGTGTCCAAGTTTGCCATCTCACTTCCCAAGGCTTGGGCGGGGGCCGAGGTTGAGGCCAAAGGAGCGGGGGAGGCAGGCCTGCTGCCCGCCCTCGATTTGTCCATCCCACAACTCAGCCTGGATGCCCATCTGCCCACGGGCAAGGTGGAGGTGGCAGGTGCTGACGTCAAGCTCAAGGGGTCCAGGTTCGCCCTGCCCAAGTTTGGGGTCAGAGGCCGGGACAGCGAGGCTGGAGAACTCATGCCAGGGGCGGCCGAGTTGGAGGGCAAGGGCTGGAGCTGGGATGGGAGGGTGAAGATGCCCAAGCTGAAAATGCCCTCCTTTGGGCTGGCTCGAGGGAAGGAAGCAGAAGTCCAGAGCGGGCGCGTCAGCCCTGGGGAAAAGCCAGAGCCCATGGCTGGCCAGCTTAAGATCCCTGAGGTGGAGCTGGTCACACTGGGGGCCCAGGAGGAAGGACGGGCAGAGGGGGCGGTGGCCGTCAGTAGGGTGCGGCTGTCGGGCCTGCAGAGCCCCACGACCAAGCAGGCAGGCACAGAGGGCCAGGAGGGGGTGCTCAGGATGTCTCTCCCAAGCATCTCCCTGCCCCAGGTGGAGCTGACCAGCTTCGGGGCGGTGGGGCAGGGTGCCGGCCCGGGGCCGCAGGCCACGAGTGCAGCCCCTTCGGCAGAGGGCACAGCCGGCTGTAGGGTCCAGGTGCCTCAGGTGACACTGTCTCTGTCTGGAGCCCAGGGGGCAGGGCGCGAGCTGTTGGTGGGCGAGGGCGTCTTCAAGATGCCCTCTGTGACCGTGCCCCAGGTCGAGCTGGACGTGGGGCTGAGCCGCGAGGCCCCGGTGGGCGAAGCAACCACAGGCGAGGGTGGGCTGAGGCTGAAGTTGCCCACTCTGGGGTCGGGAGCCGGGGCAGGCGGAGTGGGGGCTGAGGAGCAGCTCTCGGGGGCCGAGAGGGCCTTCCGCCTGTCACTGCCCGACGTGGAGCTCTCGCCGCCCGCCGTGGGCAGCCACGCCGAGTACCAGGTGGCCGAGGGCGAGGGGGACGCTGGGCACAGGCTCAAGGTGCGGCTGCCCCGGTTCGGCCTGGCGCGGGCCAAGGAGGGGGTCGAGGAGGGCGAGAAGGCCAAGAGCCCGAAACTCAGGCTGCCCCGCGTGGGCTTCAGCCCGGGCCAGGCGGTCCCTGGGGAAGGCTCTCCCAGTCccgaggaggaggaagaggagggtggCAGGGAAGGGGTCTCCGGCCGCCGGGGCCGGGTTCGAGTCCACCTGCCCCGTGTGGGCCTGGCTGCCCCTTCCAAGGCGTCCAGGGGGCAGGAGGGCGAGGCAGCCCCCAAGTCCCCTGGCGGAGAGAAGTCACCCAAGTTCCGCTTTCCCAGGGTGTCCCTGAGCCCCAAGGCCCGGGGCAGGAGCGGGGACCGGGAAGAGGGGGGGTTCAGGGTCCGGCTGCCCAGCGTGGGGTTTTCGGAGACAGGGGCTCCAGGCCCCACCAGGGCGGACGGAGCTCAGGCCGCCGCCGTCTGA
- the PRX gene encoding periaxin isoform X2 — translation MEARSRSAEELRQAELVEIIVETEAQTGVSGINVAGGGKEGIFVRELRKDSPAARSLSLQEGDQLLSARVFFENFKYEDALRLLQCAEPYKVSFCLKRTVPTGDLALRPGTVAGYEIKGPRAKVAKLNIQSLSRVKKKKKVVPGALGTPADLAPVDVEFSFPKFSRLRRGLKAEAVKGPVPAAPTRRRLQLPRLRVREVAEEAQVARLAAAAPPSRKAKVEAEVPAGARFTAPQVELVGPRLPGAEVGVPQVPAPKRLGEVAPSVEAASGFTLHLPTFGLAAPATPPPEPTALGIQVPQVELPALPSLPALPTLPCLETREGAAAVTVPTLNVTVPAVGVDLALPGAEVEARGEAPEVALKMPRLSFPRFGARVKEVPEARAKGPRLRIPTFGLSLLEPRPAAPEVVVESKLKLPSIKMPSFGIGVPGPEVKVPKGPEVKLPKVPDVKLPKVPEAALPGVRLPEVELPKVPEIKVPEVKLPKVPEMAVPEVQLPEVQLPKVPEMKLPKMPEMAVPEVHLPDVQLPKVPEMKLPEMKLPKVPEMKLPKVPEMKLPKVPEMAVPEVQLPEVQLLKVPEMKLPKVTEMAVPDVQLPGVQLPKVPEMKLPEIELPKVPEMAVPCVHLPGVQLPKVPEMKLPEIELPKVPEMAVPDVHLPGVQLPKVSEMRLPEVQVPKVPDVCLPKAPELKLPKAPEVQLKAEQAEGLEFGFKMPKVPMPKLGRPGSPTRGRPGEAGAEVSGKLVTLPCLQPEVGGEARVGIPSLTLPSVELDLPGALRLEGQARAAALGKVERAEGPGAAAGLEEGGFRLPSVEIVTPQLPTVEVEEGRLEVVEMKVKPSSKFSLPKFGLSVPKGAKAEAEGAGRATKLKVSKFAISLPKAWAGAEVEAKGAGEAGLLPALDLSIPQLSLDAHLPTGKVEVAGADVKLKGSRFALPKFGVRGRDSEAGELMPGAAELEGKGWSWDGRVKMPKLKMPSFGLARGKEAEVQSGRVSPGEKPEPMAGQLKIPEVELVTLGAQEEGRAEGAVAVSRVRLSGLQSPTTKQAGTEGQEGVLRMSLPSISLPQVELTSFGAVGQGAGPGPQATSAAPSAEGTAGCRVQVPQVTLSLSGAQGAGRELLVGEGVFKMPSVTVPQVELDVGLSREAPVGEATTGEGGLRLKLPTLGSGAGAGGVGAEEQLSGAERAFRLSLPDVELSPPAVGSHAEYQVAEGEGDAGHRLKVRLPRFGLARAKEGVEEGEKAKSPKLRLPRVGFSPGQAVPGEGSPSPEEEEEEGGREGVSGRRGRVRVHLPRVGLAAPSKASRGQEGEAAPKSPGGEKSPKFRFPRVSLSPKARGRSGDREEGGFRVRLPSVGFSETGAPGPTRADGAQAAAV, via the exons ATGGAGGCCAGGAGCCGGAGTGCTGAG GAGCTGAGGCAGGCGGAGTTGGTGGAGATCATCGTGGAGACGGAGGCACAGACAGGGGTCAGCGGCATCAATGTGGCGGGCGGCGGCAAAGAGGGAATCTTCGTCCGCGAGCTGCGCAAGGACTCGCCCGCCGCCAGGAGCCTCAGCCTGCAGGAAG GGGACCAGCTGCTCAGCGCCCGCGTGTTCTTTGAGAACTTCAAGTACGAGGATGCCCTGCGCCTGCTGCAATGCGCCGAGCCCTACAAGGTCTCCTTCTGCCTGAAGCGCACTGTGCCCACCGGGGACCTGGCGCTGCGGCCCGGGACCGTGGCCGGCTACGAGATCAAGGGCCCGCGGGCCAAGGTGGCCAAGCTG aACATCCAGAGTCTGTCCCGtgtgaagaagaagaagaaggtggtGCCGGGGGCCCTGGGGACCCCTGCCGACCTCGCCCCAGTTGACGTCGAATTCTCCTTCCCCAAGTTCTCCCGGCTGCGGCGGGGCCTCAAAGCCGAGGCTGTCAAGGGTCCTGTCCCAGCCGCCCCCACCCGCCGGCGCCTCCAGCTGCCCCGGCTCCGGGTCCGAGAAGTGGCCGAGGAGGCCCAGGTAGCCCGGCTGGCTGCTGCCGCGCCTCCTTCCAGGAAGGCCAAGGTGGAGGCTGAGGTGCCAGCAGGAGCCCGCTTCACGGCCCCCCAGGTAGAGCTGGTTGGGCCCCGGCTGCCGGGTGCTGAGGTGGGTGTCCCCCAGGTCCCTGCCCCCAAGAGGCTGGGGGAGGTAGCCCCCTCAGTGGAGGCAGCCAGTGGCTTTACCCTCCACCTGCCAACCTTTGGCCTGGCAGCCCCAGCCACGCCCCCTCCGGAGCCCACAGCCCTGGGGATCCAGGTCCCCCAGGTGGAGCTGCCCGCCTTGCCGTCGCTCCCCGCTCTGCCCACGCTTCCCTGCCTAGAGACCCGGGAAGGTGCTGCAGCGGTGACggtgcccaccctgaatgtgacAGTGCCTGCTGTGGGGGTGGACCTCGCCTTGCCAGGTGCAGAGGTGGAGGCCCGGGGAGAGGCACCAGAGGTGGCCCTGAAGATGCCCCGCCTCAGTTTCCCCCGCTTTGGGGCTCGAGTGAAGGAAGTTCCCGAGGCCAGGGCGAAGGGACCCAGACTTCGAATACCCACCTTCGGGCTTTCTCTCTTGGAGCCCCGGCCTGCTGCCCCTGAAGTTGTTGTTGAGAGCAAGCTGAAGCTGCCTTCCATCAAGATGCCCTCCTTTGGCATTGGGGTACCAGGGCCTGAGGTCAAGGTACCCAAAGGGCCTGAGGTGAAGCTCCCCAAGGTCCCTGACGTCAAGCTCCCGAAAGTCCCCGAGGCAGCCCTTCCAGGTGTGAGGCTCCCAGAGGTGGAGCTCCCGAAAGTGCCCGAAATAAAAGTCCCAGAGGTGAAACTCCCAAAGGTGCCGGAGATGGCTGTGCCAGAGGTGCAGCTTCCAGAGGTGCAGCTGCCGAAAGTCCCCGAAATGAAGCTCCCGAAGATGCCCGAGATGGCCGTGCCCGAGGTGCACCTCCCAGACGTGCAGCTCCCAAAGGTGCCTGAGATGAAACTGCCGGAGATGAAACTCCCGAAGGTGCCGGAGATGAAACTCCCGAAGGTGCCGGAGATGAAACTCCCAAAGGTGCCGGAGATGGCTGTGCCAGAGGTGCAACTCCCAGAGGTGCAGTTGCTGAAAGTCCCAGAGATGAAACTGCCAAAGGTGACCGAGATGGCTGTCCCCGATGTGCAGCTCCCGGGGGTGCAGCTGCCCAAAGTCCCAGAGATGAAGCTCCCCGAGATAGAGCTCCCAAAGGTGCCGGAGATGGCCGTCCCCTGTGTGCACCTCCCGGGGGTGCAGCTGCCCAAAGTCCCGGAGATGAAGCTCCCCGAGATAGAGCTCCCAAAAGTGCCGGAGATGGCCGTCCCCGATGTGCACCTCCCAGGGGTGCAGCTGCCAAAGGTGTCAGAGATGCGGCTGCCGGAAGTGCAGGTGCCAAAGGTCCCAGATGTGTGCCTCCCGAAGGCCCCGGAGTTGAAGCTGCCCAAGGCTCCAGAGGTGCAGCTAAAAGCAGAGCAGGCTGAGGGGCTGGAATTTGGATTCAAGATGCCCAAGGTGCCCATGCCTAAGCTGGGGAGGCCAGGGTCCCCGACACGAGGCAGGCCAGGAGAGGCAGGTGCCGAGGTCTCGGGGAAGCTGGTGACACTTCCTTGCCTGCAGCCGGAAGTGGGCGGTGAGGCACGTGTGGGCATCCCTTCCCTCACGCTGCCCTCGGTGGAGCTAGACCTGCCAGGGGCCCTTAGGCTGGAGGGACAGGCGCGAGCAGCTGCACTGGGCAAGGTGGAGCGGGCAGAGGGCCCTGGGGCGGCGGCAGGGTTGGAGGAAGGAGGCTTCCGGCTGCCCTCTGTTGAGATTGTCACTCCACAGCTGCCCACCGTGGAGGTTGAGGAAGGGCGGCTAGAAGTGGTGGAGATGAAAGTCAAGCCCTCCTCCAAGTTCTCCCTGCCCAAGTTTGGACTCTCAGTGCCAAAGGGGGCCAAGGCAGAGGCCGAGGGTGCTGGGCGAGCCACCAAGCTAAAGGTGTCCAAGTTTGCCATCTCACTTCCCAAGGCTTGGGCGGGGGCCGAGGTTGAGGCCAAAGGAGCGGGGGAGGCAGGCCTGCTGCCCGCCCTCGATTTGTCCATCCCACAACTCAGCCTGGATGCCCATCTGCCCACGGGCAAGGTGGAGGTGGCAGGTGCTGACGTCAAGCTCAAGGGGTCCAGGTTCGCCCTGCCCAAGTTTGGGGTCAGAGGCCGGGACAGCGAGGCTGGAGAACTCATGCCAGGGGCGGCCGAGTTGGAGGGCAAGGGCTGGAGCTGGGATGGGAGGGTGAAGATGCCCAAGCTGAAAATGCCCTCCTTTGGGCTGGCTCGAGGGAAGGAAGCAGAAGTCCAGAGCGGGCGCGTCAGCCCTGGGGAAAAGCCAGAGCCCATGGCTGGCCAGCTTAAGATCCCTGAGGTGGAGCTGGTCACACTGGGGGCCCAGGAGGAAGGACGGGCAGAGGGGGCGGTGGCCGTCAGTAGGGTGCGGCTGTCGGGCCTGCAGAGCCCCACGACCAAGCAGGCAGGCACAGAGGGCCAGGAGGGGGTGCTCAGGATGTCTCTCCCAAGCATCTCCCTGCCCCAGGTGGAGCTGACCAGCTTCGGGGCGGTGGGGCAGGGTGCCGGCCCGGGGCCGCAGGCCACGAGTGCAGCCCCTTCGGCAGAGGGCACAGCCGGCTGTAGGGTCCAGGTGCCTCAGGTGACACTGTCTCTGTCTGGAGCCCAGGGGGCAGGGCGCGAGCTGTTGGTGGGCGAGGGCGTCTTCAAGATGCCCTCTGTGACCGTGCCCCAGGTCGAGCTGGACGTGGGGCTGAGCCGCGAGGCCCCGGTGGGCGAAGCAACCACAGGCGAGGGTGGGCTGAGGCTGAAGTTGCCCACTCTGGGGTCGGGAGCCGGGGCAGGCGGAGTGGGGGCTGAGGAGCAGCTCTCGGGGGCCGAGAGGGCCTTCCGCCTGTCACTGCCCGACGTGGAGCTCTCGCCGCCCGCCGTGGGCAGCCACGCCGAGTACCAGGTGGCCGAGGGCGAGGGGGACGCTGGGCACAGGCTCAAGGTGCGGCTGCCCCGGTTCGGCCTGGCGCGGGCCAAGGAGGGGGTCGAGGAGGGCGAGAAGGCCAAGAGCCCGAAACTCAGGCTGCCCCGCGTGGGCTTCAGCCCGGGCCAGGCGGTCCCTGGGGAAGGCTCTCCCAGTCccgaggaggaggaagaggagggtggCAGGGAAGGGGTCTCCGGCCGCCGGGGCCGGGTTCGAGTCCACCTGCCCCGTGTGGGCCTGGCTGCCCCTTCCAAGGCGTCCAGGGGGCAGGAGGGCGAGGCAGCCCCCAAGTCCCCTGGCGGAGAGAAGTCACCCAAGTTCCGCTTTCCCAGGGTGTCCCTGAGCCCCAAGGCCCGGGGCAGGAGCGGGGACCGGGAAGAGGGGGGGTTCAGGGTCCGGCTGCCCAGCGTGGGGTTTTCGGAGACAGGGGCTCCAGGCCCCACCAGGGCGGACGGAGCTCAGGCCGCCGCCGTCTGA
- the HIPK4 gene encoding homeodomain-interacting protein kinase 4 codes for MATIQSETDCYDIIEVLGKGTFGEVAKGWRRSTGEMVAIKILKNDAYRNRIIKNELKLLRCMRGLDPEEAHVVRFLEVFHDALKFYLVFELLEQNLFEFQKENNFAPLPARHIRTVTLQVLQALARLKELAIIHADLKPENIMLVDQTRCPFRVKVIDFGSASIFSEVRYVKEPYIQSRFYRAPEILLGLPFCEKVDVWSLGCVMAELHLGWPLYPGNNEYDQVRYICETQGLPKPHLLHAARKAHHFFKRNPHPDATNPWQLKSSADYLAETKVRPLERRKYMLKSLDQIETVNGGGAAGRLTFPDREALAEHTDLKSMVELIKRMLTWESHERISPSAALRHPFVSMQQLRSAHESTRYYQLSLRGCRLSLQVEGKPPTPVAAPAEDGPPYYRLAEEEEAVGVGSGAGSGSFFCEEKAPGVQRAIDQLDDLSLQEAGQGLWGETHTDAVPDLLAPLKAAAAARHVPDAGPEPILAFYGSRLASRHKARKGPAGSKSDSNFSNLIRLSQASPKDDGPCRGSGWEEGEHRGASAEPPSIPQRDGDGPGPDIKDMVMEAERPGPELFDPSCCPGEWLSDPDWSLEGVRGLQGQGLPPRHAHPHGPARATTFLQHISGHH; via the exons ATGGCCACCATCCAGTCGGAGACCGACTGCTACGACATCATCGAGGTGCTGGGCAAGGGCACCTTCGGGGAGGTGGCCAAGGGCTGGCGGCGCAGCACCGGCGAGATGGTGGCCATCAAGATCCTCAAGAACGACGCCTACCGCAACCGCATCATCAAGAACGAGCTGAAGCTGCTGCGCTGCATGCGGGGCCTGGACCCCGAGGAGGCCCACGTCGTCCGCTTCCTCGAGGTCTTCCACGACGCCCTCAAGTTCTACCTGGTCTTCGAGCTGCTGGAGCAAAACCTTTtcgagttccagaaggagaacaaCTTCGCGCCCCTCCCCGCCCGCCACATCCGGACGGTCACCCTGCAGGTGCTCCAAGCCCTGGCCCGGCTCAAGGAGCTGGCCATCATCCACGCCGACCTCAAGCCCGAGAACATCATGCTGGTGGACCAGACCCGCTGTCCCTTCAGGGTCAAG gTGATTGACTTCGGCTCAGCCAGCATTTTCAGCGAGGTGCGCTACGTGAAGGAGCCGTACATCCAGTCGCGCTTCTACCGGGCCCCCGAGATTCTGCTGGGGCTGCCCTTCTGTGAGAAAGTGGATGTGTGGTCGCTGGGCTGTGTCATGGCCGAGCTGCACCTCGGCTGGCCCCTGTACCCGGGCAACAACGAGTATGACCAGGTGCGCTACATCTGTGAGACCCAGGGCCTGCCCAAGCCCCACCTGCTGCACGCCGCCCGCAAGGCCCACCACTTCTTCAAGCGCAACCCCCACCCCGACGCCACCAACCCCTGGCAGCTCAAGTCCTCTGCCGACTACCTGGCCGAGACCAAG GTGCGCCCACTGGAGCGCCGCAAATACATGCTCAAGTCGCTGGACCAGATCGAGACGGTGAACGGCGGCGGAGCGGCCGGTCGGCTGACCTTCCCGGACCGGGAGGCGCTGGCCGAGCACACCGACCTCAAAAGCATGGTGGAGCTGATCAAGCGCATGCTGACGTGGGAGTCGCACGAGCGCATCAGCCCCAGCGCGGCCCTGCGCCACCCGTTCGTGTCCATGCAGCAGCTGCGCAGCGCCCACGAGTCCACGCGCTACTACCAGCTCTCGCTGCGCGGCTGCCGCCTCTCGCTGCAGGTGGAGGGCAAGCCCCCCACGCCCGTGGCAGCCCCAGCAGAGGACGGGCCCCCCTACTACCGCCtggcggaggaggaggaggccgtGGGCGTGGGCAGCGGGGCGGGCAGCGGGTCCTTCTTCTGCGAGGAGAAGGCGCCCGGCGTGCAAAGGGCCATCGACCAGCTGGACGACCTGAGTCTGCAGGAGGCGGGCCAGGGGCTGTGGGGCGAGACCCACACCGACGCGGTCCCCGACCTGCTGGCGCCGCTCAAGGCCGCGGCTGCTGCCCGCCACGTGCCCGACGCGGGCCCCGAGCCCATCCTGGCCTTCTACGGCAGTCGCCTGGCCAGTCGCCACAAGGCCCGCAAGGGGCCCGCCGGCTCCAAGTCCGACTCCAACTTCAGCAACCTCATCCGGCTGAGCCAGGCCTCGCCCAAGGACGACGGGCCCTGCCGGGGCAGCGGCTGGGAGGAAGGAGAGCACCGCGGGGCCTCCGCAGAGCCGCCCAGCATCCCGCAGCGGGACGGGGATGGGCCTGGGCCCGACATCAAGGACATGGTCATGGAGGCTGAG AGGCCGGGCCCTGAGCTCTTCGACCCCAGCTGCTGTCCTGGCGAATGGCTGAGTGACCCAGACTGGAGCCTGGAGGGCGTCAGGGGGCTACAGGGTCAGGGGCTCCCACCCCGCCATGCCCACCCACATGGTCCAGCCCGGGCCACCACTTTTCTGCAGCACATCAGCGGGCACCACTGA